One genomic window of Micropterus dolomieu isolate WLL.071019.BEF.003 ecotype Adirondacks linkage group LG06, ASM2129224v1, whole genome shotgun sequence includes the following:
- the ttpa gene encoding alpha-tocopherol transfer protein gives MNGPQLSELPDDSEQLRPHVSSLRRRALQASELSAVRTFSDAFLCKFLRARDFDEELSLKLLLNYQRWRRESPEISTCLSPSSVLGLLNTSYHAVLPQRDHTGSRVLVYRIGQWNPKDWSAYQVFRVSLMTSEIISMETETQRQGVKVIFDLQGWSIAHALQINPSLARKISSVLSESFPVKVRGIHLVNEPMFFRPVFAMIRPFLSDKIRLRIHMHGADFNDTLSDFFSPPVLPPEYGGEGPCIEEACRDWTNQLLQSEKLLLQIASHPTGDIAIIPDEDPLISEKVETKPLSDG, from the exons ATGAACGGGCCTCAGCTCAGTGAACTCCCGGACGACTCGGAGCAGCTCAGGCCGCATGTGAGCAGCCTGAGGCGGAGAGCCCTGCAGGCCAGCGAGCTGTCCGCGGTCAGGACTTTCTCCGACGCCTTTCTCTGCAAGTTTCTGCGGGCCAGAGACTTCGACGAGGAGCTCTCTCTGAAG CTCTTACTGAACTACCAGCGGTGGCGGAGGGAGAGTCCTGAGATCagcacctgtctgtctcccagCTCGGTGCTCGGCCTCCTCAACACATCGTACCATGCCGTCCTCCCGCAGCGCGACCACACTGGCAGCAGGGTGCTCGTCTACAGGATTG gGCAGTGGAACCCAAAAGACTGGTCGGCCTACCAGGTTTTCAGGGTCAGCTTGATGACATCAGAGATCATCTCcatggagacagagacacagaggcagggTGTGAAGGTCATATTTGACCTGCAGGGGTGGAGTATAGCCCATGCCCTACAGATTAACCCTTCCCTCGCCAGAAAGATATCCTCTGTACTTTCG GAATCTTTTCCAGTGAAAGTCAGAGGAATTCATCTGGTCAACGAGCCGATGTTCTTCCGGCCGGTCTTCGCCATGATTCGTCCCTTCCTGTCGGATAAGATCAGACTGAGG ATCCACATGCACGGCGCTGATTTCAACGACACTTTAAGCGACTTCTTCTCACCGCCCGTCCTGCCTCCAGAATACGGGGGAGAGGGTCCTTGCATAGAAGAGGCGTGTCGTGACTGGACCAATCAGCTGCTTCAATCAGAGAAGCTCCTGCTGCAGATTGCGTCC